A genomic stretch from Oncorhynchus gorbuscha isolate QuinsamMale2020 ecotype Even-year linkage group LG20, OgorEven_v1.0, whole genome shotgun sequence includes:
- the LOC124007090 gene encoding LOW QUALITY PROTEIN: voltage-gated potassium channel subunit beta-3-like (The sequence of the model RefSeq protein was modified relative to this genomic sequence to represent the inferred CDS: deleted 2 bases in 1 codon) — protein sequence MQVSFACTEHNLKSRSEDRLCGLRTAPPPGGSSGSGGGSSQGGNGNYNTQGSAKSREQSGSRPVPQGHAHMKEAIGRHSSMKYRNLGKSGLRVSCLGLGTWVTFGSQISDEMAENLMTIAYEAGVNLFDTAEVYASGRAEITLGNIVKKKRWRRSSYVVTTKIYWGGQAETERGLSRKHIIEGLRGSLSRLQLDYVDIVFANRNDVNSPMEEIVRAMTFVINQGMAMYWGTSRWSAMEIMEAYSVARQFNLIPPVCEQAEYHYFQRDKVEVQLPELYHKIGVGAMTWSPLACGLITGKYSEGVPDISRANMKGYQWLKERVNSEEGHNQLAKIKELHLMADRLGCTAAQLAIAWCLRSEGVSSVLMGVSNTDQLVENLGALRLISQMTPQTVAEIDSLLGNKPHSKKESRA from the exons ATGCAGGTCTCTTTTGCCTGCACGGAGCACAACCTGAAGAGCCGCAGTGAGGACCGGCTTTGTGGTCTTCGCACTGCGCCACCCCCTGGGGGAAGCAGT GGAAGTGGTGGAGGGAGCAGCCAAGGGGGTAATGGCAACTACAACACCCAGGGCTCAGCCAAGTCCAGGGAGCAGTCAGGGTCCCGCCCGGTCCCCCAGGGCCATGCCCACATGAAGGAGGCAATAGGGCGCCACAGCAGTATGAAATACAG GAACCTGGGGAAGTCTGGTCTGCGTGTGTCCTGCTTAGGGCTGG GCACCTGGGTGACATTTGGATCACAGATATCTGACGAG ATGGCTGAGAACCTGATGACCATTGCCTATGAGGCCGGGGTGAACCTCTTTGACACAGCAGAGGTGTATGCCTCCGGCAG GGCTGAAATCACCCTAGGGAACATCGTCAAGAAGAAAAGATGGAG GCGTTCTAGTTATGTTGTGACAACCAAGATCTATTGGGGAGGGCA ggcagagacagaaaggggaCTCTCCAGAAAGCACATCATTGAAG GTTTGAGAGGATCCCTGTCCAGACTCCAGTTAGATTATGTGGACATTGTCTTTGCCAACCGGAATGATGTCAACAGCCCTATGGAAG AGATTGTCCGGGCCATGACCTTTGTAATAAATCAGGGCATGGCAATGTACTGGGGCACCTCTCGCTGGAGTGCCATGGAGATCATG GAGGCGTACTCAGTGGCGCGTCAGTTCAACCTGATCCCACCTGTATGTGAGCAGGCTGAGTATCACTACTTCCAGAGGGACAAGGTGGAGGTGCAGCTCCCTGAACTCTACCACAAGATAG GTGTAGGGGCAATGACCTGGTCCCCCCTTGCATGTGGACTGATCACAGGGAAGTACAGTGAGGGTGTACCTGACATCTCCAGGGCTAATATGAAA GGTTACCAGTGGCTGAAGGAGCGTGTCAACAGTGAGGAGGGACACAACCAGCTGGCCAAGATTAAAGAGCTCCACCTAATGGCCGACAGACTGGGCTGCACCGCCGCACAGCTAGCCATCG CCTGGTGTCTACGCAGTGAGGGAGTGAGCTCAGTGCTGATGGGTGTCTCCAACACTGACCAGCTGGTGGAAAACCTGGGTGCCCTTAGG CTTATTTCACAGATGACTCCTCAGACCGTGGCTGAGATTGACTCACTCTTGGGAAACAAGCCCCACTCTAAGAAAGAGTCGCGAGCATGA